The following proteins are co-located in the Brevibacillus laterosporus DSM 25 genome:
- a CDS encoding ArsB/NhaD family transporter, whose protein sequence is MDNQALLAIAIFLITYAFIISEKLHRTIVAMAGGLLMILTGIVTQEEGIHHIDFNTLGLLIGMMIIVSITAQTGVFTFVAIKAAKAVKGDPVKILIALSLITALASALLDNVTTVLLMVPITFSIARQLNVNPIPYLISEIICSNVGGAGTLIGDPPNIMIGSAVPELTFVAFLVHMAPVIAIILVVVIIYLLLVYRKGLKTTPELQQKLMLLDEKQELTNPTLLKKSLTVLTLTIIGFGLHGVFHLESATIALVGAFLLLLLTGEHYLEEALLKVEWNTIFFFAGLFVLVSGLVNTGVIASLAEKAIEFTQGDTMKTSLIILWMSGIASAFVDNIPFVATMIPMIKEMGSLGITNLEPLWWSLALGACLGGNGTIIGASANVIVVGMASKEKYPISFGMFFKVAFPITIITLLVSHLYVYLRYFYFA, encoded by the coding sequence GTGGATAATCAAGCATTACTAGCAATTGCGATTTTTCTCATTACCTACGCTTTTATTATCAGTGAAAAACTGCACCGCACAATTGTTGCGATGGCAGGGGGATTGCTCATGATCCTCACGGGTATAGTTACCCAGGAGGAAGGGATTCATCATATTGATTTTAATACATTAGGCTTATTAATCGGGATGATGATTATCGTGAGCATAACCGCACAAACAGGGGTGTTCACCTTCGTAGCCATTAAGGCCGCTAAAGCAGTAAAGGGTGACCCGGTTAAAATTCTGATTGCACTGAGCTTAATTACAGCTCTTGCGTCTGCTTTACTGGATAACGTAACGACTGTTCTACTCATGGTCCCTATCACATTTAGTATTGCTCGTCAGTTGAACGTAAATCCGATTCCTTATCTGATTAGTGAGATCATTTGCTCCAATGTTGGGGGAGCTGGGACACTGATTGGTGATCCGCCCAACATCATGATAGGGAGTGCTGTACCCGAATTAACCTTTGTGGCTTTTCTGGTACATATGGCTCCAGTCATAGCTATTATTTTAGTTGTTGTAATTATTTACTTGCTACTTGTTTATCGAAAGGGATTAAAGACAACTCCAGAATTACAGCAAAAACTAATGTTACTAGATGAAAAACAAGAACTAACGAATCCTACTTTATTAAAGAAGTCATTAACAGTGCTTACGCTGACCATTATTGGCTTTGGCTTGCATGGTGTATTCCATTTAGAATCAGCCACGATTGCATTAGTAGGAGCATTCTTATTACTACTGTTAACAGGAGAGCATTATTTAGAAGAAGCTTTGCTTAAAGTAGAATGGAATACGATCTTCTTCTTTGCAGGGTTGTTCGTATTGGTATCTGGTCTGGTTAACACAGGTGTTATAGCTTCCTTAGCTGAAAAAGCAATCGAATTCACACAAGGTGATACAATGAAAACATCGCTAATCATTCTGTGGATGAGTGGGATTGCATCTGCATTTGTTGATAACATTCCATTCGTAGCAACAATGATCCCCATGATTAAAGAGATGGGAAGCCTTGGTATTACTAATCTGGAGCCACTATGGTGGAGTCTTGCGCTTGGTGCTTGCTTGGGTGGGAATGGTACGATTATCGGTGCTAGTGCTAACGTAATTGTTGTAGGAATGGCTTCGAAAGAAAAATACCCAATTAGCTTTGGGATGTTTTTCAAGGTTGCGTTCCCGATCACGATCATTACATTGCTCGTATCTCACTTATACGTCTATTTGCGTTATTTCTACTTTGCTTAA